AGCACCGGAGAGTGATATTTTTTTAGGTCAAGTTTAAACAGTGCACTAAAGGGCCCAATCCCTGTAAGCACCTCTTTCCGCAGAGTTTTTGCCGCATGAGGGGTGATACGTTTTACGAAGGCATCCCCAGCCTCTATATCAACCCCAGCGTTTTTATAAGTTTGTGGTTTTTTCATTTCTTTTTTGAAGCAGCACAACAACATCCTTAATTGCCTCAAGGGCTGTGCGGGCAGCTTCTGATTGTGCCGATTTCTTGTTTTTGCCCTCGCCCGTACCAAAACACCTGCCGTTTAGCCTTACCTCATAGGTAAAGGACTTATCGTGGTCAGTGCCGCATTCATCTGCAAGCACGTACTCCGGGAGCTCTGAGTAAAGTTTTTGGCCAAGCTCCTGAAGTTCTGTCTTATAGTCAAAACACCGCTGTTTAACCACAAGCTCTTCTATTTCCTTTTTATAAAGGTTAAGGACTACCTCTTTAGCTTTGTTATAGTCAGAGTCAAGAAATACGGCTCCTATTATGGCCTCCATGGAGTTTGCCAGTAATGACGCCTTTTCACGTCCCCCTGTCATCTCCTCACCTTTTCCAAGTCTCAGGTAACTACCGAGGTTAAGCCCTGTGGCTATCCGGTGAAGCATCTTTTTTGATACGAGATATGATTTCATCTTAGACATCTCAGATTCAGTGAAAATGGCGGCTTCATTAAACAACGCCTCTGTTATGGTAAGCCCCAGGACAGAGTCGCCGAGAAACTCTATCCGTTCATTATACTTGCGGCTCTTGTCCGAACACTCATGATAGTATGACCTGTGAGTTATGGCCTCTTCAAGGAGTTTTTTGTTTACAAAATGATAGATTAGCGCCTCTTCAAGCATTTGTAACCGGTTATGTCCTACCCTGAGAAAACTTTTTAAATACTAAGCAAGCGTTAGTGCCGCCAAAACCAAATGAGTTTGACATGGCATATTCAATTTTAGCGTCCCGTGTGGTGTGTGGCACATAATCAAGGTCGCACTCAGGGTCTGGCTCATCAAGATTTATAGTAGGAAGTACAATTCCTCTATGTAAACTGAGAGAACAAAACACGGCCTCAACTCCGCCTGACGCCCCTAACAGATGTCCGGTCATAGATTTTGTAGAACTTACCATCAGTTTATAGGCATGGTCTTTAAAAACATATTTTATCGCCATAGATTCAAGCTCATCGTTAAACTTAGTGGATGTTCCATGAGCATTTATATAGTCAATTTTTTCATACGGTACGCCGGCATCTTTAACGGCAGCCGCCATACACCTGCGCGCTCCCTCGCCCTCAGGCGCAGGGGAGGTTATGTGGTAGGCATCGCCTGTCATAGCGTAACCAACTATCTCGGCGTATATTTTAGCATCTCTTTTAATTGCATGCTCCAGATTTTCGAGAACGAGTATCCCTGCCCCTTCACCCATGACAAATCCGTCGCGATTTAGTTCAAATGGACGGCTGGCCTTTTGCGGTTCATCGTTTCTCCGTGAGAGCGCTTTCATCACTGTAAAGCCTGATATTGAAAGGGGAGTTATTACTGACTCTGCTCCGCCAGCTATCATAACATCAGCATCCCCGCGCTGAATTATTTTAAAAGCATCCCCAATAGCGTGATTACCGGAGGCACATGCTGTTGCCACAGCAGAGTTAGGACCCTTTGCTCCTGTAAGCATAGAAACATTTCCGGCAGCCAGGTTAATTATCAACATAGGGATAAAAAATGGAGACACTTTTTTATAACCGCCATCGAGATAGCCCTTGTAATAGTGCTCAATAGCTGGTAAACCGCCAATGCCTGAACCTATATAGACACCTGCTCTGTCGGCGTTTTCCTCAGTTATTTTAAGCCCTGAATCTTTAACCGCCATATCAGAAGCGCCGATGGCAAAGTGGATAAATCTGTCCATCTTTTTGATTTCCTTTGGATGGATGTAGGCTTCAGGATTAAAGTCATCTACTTCACCTGCAATTTGTACAGGAATAGCCGGGTCATCAAAACGTGTGATCCGCCCAATACCGGATTTACCGGCAACAAGCGCCTCCCAGGATTTCTCCACCCCTGTACCAAGTGGGGATATCAGCCCAAGCCCTGTTACTACAACTCTTGCCTTTGCCATATGCCTCCTTTTACGTAAATTCCGGCGGCTGCAAATTTAACCGAACTTTACCTATTGACCAAGCTTTTTCTTTATGTAGTTGACGGCATCCTCGACTTTGGTGATCTTCTCTGCATCTTCATCCGGTATTTGAACTGAAAAAGCCTCCTCAAAGGCCATTACAAGCTCCACGGTATCCAGTGAGTCTGCCCCGAGGTCTTCTACAAACGAAGCCTCCGGTTTTATTTGAGCCATGTCCACGCCCAGCTGCTTGGATATTATCTCTTTTACTTTTTCCTCTACATTTACTGACATTAAATTAACCTCCGTTTGTTTATGTATTAATTTCAGTTCGTTATACTCACCTGTGTGCGTGGAATCTACATATACATTCCACCATTTACGTGTATGACATTCCCGGTAATATACATAGCCGACTCTGAGGCAAGAAATGCTACTGCATTAGCAACATCAGAGACCTCGCCAAAGCGTCCCATAGGGATAGCGTTAAACATATCCTCTTTCACTTTATCCGGCAGCGCTTCAGTCATTGCGGTTTTAATAAACCCGGGCGCCACAGCATTAACGGTTATATTTCTTTTAGCATACTCTTTAGCGGTAGTCTTCGTAAGCCCTATGATACCGGCCTTCGAGGCGCTGTAGTTAGCCTGTCCGGCATTTCCGATAAAGGCAACTATTGAGGCAATGTTAACAATTCTGCCATATCTCTGCTTAGACATGGTTTTAAGAGCCTCTTTAGAGCACAAAAACACGCTCTTTAGGTTTACATTTATAACGGCATCCCAGTCCTCGTCCTTCATTCTCATTATAAGAGAGTCTTTGGTGATACCGGCATTGTTGATAAGTATATCAAGTTGGCCAAACTCAGCTATAATGGTAGAAAATGCCTCAGTGACCTCTTTAGAATTAGACACATCAAATTTAACGGCCATTGTTTTTACGCCAAGGGAGGCAATTTCAGCGGCAGTCTTTTGTGCCTCTTCAAGATTAACGTCAGAAATCACCACATTGGCCCCTCTTTGAGCCAACACCTCGGCTATAGCCTTTCCTATCCCTCTGGCTGAACCAGTTATCAACGCTACACGATCCTTCATTTGGCTCTTAAACCTCCTGTGCCTGTTTACTTATGTCTAACATTAATTTTAGCAAAAAAATAAAAAAATATTCCACTAAAAAACCATGACTATTATAACCTATTTTATGGGTTTGTGTACAGGCGTACATAGCAGTTAAAATTAGATTATTTTTTGCACTGTTTCGGCGTTGGCAGAATTAGTAACTTTCCTAAATTTATTTACGCAGGAGCTTTAATGGAAAGTGCATCCACCCTGAAAATACAGCAGAACCGAATATTTTTGTGTAGCAGAACCGGATTTATTGTATAATGTAATGTTTACGTATTTATGGAGCTTAATAGTTATGAAAAGGTCTAAGCTTATTTCATTGGTGCTGATTACCACAGCGACACTCGTCTCTTGCGGCGATGAGACAGGCTGGAAAGACACAAATAGAGAAATATACAAGACTAAAGAGGATTGCGCCAGGGACTGGGACAGCGCAGATAATTGTGAACAACGGCTTGCCGGCGGAGGTTACTACGGACCAAGCTATTTTTTCTATCATGGTAACTCGTGGTACATCCCTCATGGCACAGATAAACCAAGTCCGATGAGTAAGTCTATGGTTTTTTCCCAGTCAAGTCTCGGCGTACGTTCCACTCACTCAACCTCCACGTTTTCCTCCTCCCACATCGTGCGCGGTGGATTTGGCTCATCATCGTCGCATCACTCATCTGTATCATGAAACGGCAAATAGTACGGCAACGAGATAACTGGCAAACACATATGGACGAAATCGGCTTTACATTTCACTCAGCCGACGGCACGTACTGGAACGAGGGAGTCTGTTATGAGTTTACCACTGAAGAG
The Nitrospirota bacterium genome window above contains:
- the rnc gene encoding ribonuclease III, with product MLEEALIYHFVNKKLLEEAITHRSYYHECSDKSRKYNERIEFLGDSVLGLTITEALFNEAAIFTESEMSKMKSYLVSKKMLHRIATGLNLGSYLRLGKGEEMTGGREKASLLANSMEAIIGAVFLDSDYNKAKEVVLNLYKKEIEELVVKQRCFDYKTELQELGQKLYSELPEYVLADECGTDHDKSFTYEVRLNGRCFGTGEGKNKKSAQSEAARTALEAIKDVVVLLQKRNEKTTNL
- the acpP gene encoding acyl carrier protein; the encoded protein is MSVNVEEKVKEIISKQLGVDMAQIKPEASFVEDLGADSLDTVELVMAFEEAFSVQIPDEDAEKITKVEDAVNYIKKKLGQ
- the fabF gene encoding beta-ketoacyl-ACP synthase II; the protein is MAKARVVVTGLGLISPLGTGVEKSWEALVAGKSGIGRITRFDDPAIPVQIAGEVDDFNPEAYIHPKEIKKMDRFIHFAIGASDMAVKDSGLKITEENADRAGVYIGSGIGGLPAIEHYYKGYLDGGYKKVSPFFIPMLIINLAAGNVSMLTGAKGPNSAVATACASGNHAIGDAFKIIQRGDADVMIAGGAESVITPLSISGFTVMKALSRRNDEPQKASRPFELNRDGFVMGEGAGILVLENLEHAIKRDAKIYAEIVGYAMTGDAYHITSPAPEGEGARRCMAAAVKDAGVPYEKIDYINAHGTSTKFNDELESMAIKYVFKDHAYKLMVSSTKSMTGHLLGASGGVEAVFCSLSLHRGIVLPTINLDEPDPECDLDYVPHTTRDAKIEYAMSNSFGFGGTNACLVFKKFSQGRT
- the fabG gene encoding 3-oxoacyl-[acyl-carrier-protein] reductase, which translates into the protein MKDRVALITGSARGIGKAIAEVLAQRGANVVISDVNLEEAQKTAAEIASLGVKTMAVKFDVSNSKEVTEAFSTIIAEFGQLDILINNAGITKDSLIMRMKDEDWDAVINVNLKSVFLCSKEALKTMSKQRYGRIVNIASIVAFIGNAGQANYSASKAGIIGLTKTTAKEYAKRNITVNAVAPGFIKTAMTEALPDKVKEDMFNAIPMGRFGEVSDVANAVAFLASESAMYITGNVIHVNGGMYM